The Astatotilapia calliptera chromosome 17, fAstCal1.2, whole genome shotgun sequence genome has a segment encoding these proteins:
- the pycr3 gene encoding pyrroline-5-carboxylate reductase 3 isoform X3: MDPEMDSQLKIGFIGAGNMAFGIAKGILSGNVLPANVKVSAPSSRNLGRFQELGIAVTHSNIEVVCGSDVVFVAVKPHLVPLVLKEVTQHVTGRHMIVSVAAGVTLATLEELLPENSVAIRLMPNLPCLVQEGALLFARGSHAKQEDGALLRSLLHRCGLVEEGPEAWIDIHTGLSGSGVAFVYLFAEALAEGAVKMGMPSALAHSIASQTVLGAGRLLRDSGKHPAQLRSEVCTPGGTTIYGLHTLEQGGVRASTMSAVESATERARELGRKSTAGSRK, from the exons ATGGACCCTGAGATGGACTCTCAGCTTAAGATTGGCTTTATCGGTGCAGGGAACATGGCGTTTGGCATCGCCAAAGGCATCTTATCCG GAAATGTCCTTCCTGCAAACGTCAAAGTTAGTGCACCATCCTCAAGGAATCTGGGACGCTTTCAG GAGCTGGGCATTGCTGTAACTCACTCCAACATAGAGGTGGTTTGTGGGTCTGATGTGGTCTTTGTCGCAGTCAAACCTCACCTGGTTCCGCTAGTTCTCAAGGAGGTCACACAACACGTCACTGGCAGACACATGATTGTATCTGTTGCAGCAGGAGTAACACTAGCAACGTTAGAGGAG CTCCTTCCTGAGAACTCTGTTGCCATCCGGCTGATGCCAAATCTACCGTGTTTAGTTCAGGAAGGTGCTCTCCTGTTTGCTCGAGGATCACACGCAAAACAGGAGGACGGCGCACTACTTCGCTCCTTGTTGCATCGCTGTGGTTTGGTGGAGGAGGGACCTGAAGCCTGGATTGACATCCATACTGGGCTGAGCGGGAGCGGAGTAGCCTTT GTGTATCTTTTTGCTGAAGCTCTGGCAGAAGGAGCTGTTAAAATGGGCATGCCAAGCGCTCTAGCCCACAGCATTGCCTCTCAGACTGTTCTG GGTGCTGGGAGGTTGTTACGTGATTCCGGGAAGCATCCAGCTCAACTTCGCTCAGAAGTCTGCACGCCAGGTGGAACAACCATATATGGGCTTCACACACTGGAACAAGGCGGTGTGAGGGCGTCAACCATGAGTGCTGTGGAGTCCGCCACAGAGAGAGCCAGGGAACTCGGCCGAAAGTCAACAGCAGGGAGCAGAAAGTGA
- the pycr3 gene encoding pyrroline-5-carboxylate reductase 3 isoform X2 produces the protein MDDSGIKKQNWDVKETELFLEILKELDMKKCLDGRKVRNNKLFKVAHRRMTAAGYHRSVDQLKFRWKLLKSAYYKCKREPDSPAPTKIQGWWRYEKTMVAIMESRHPLVGPGVNSDRNDEVTEESDGEASVLHWPQPCPDNTTQNLDLIIKMDPEMDSQLKIGFIGAGNMAFGIAKGILSGNVLPANVKVSAPSSRNLGRFQLLPENSVAIRLMPNLPCLVQEGALLFARGSHAKQEDGALLRSLLHRCGLVEEGPEAWIDIHTGLSGSGVAFVYLFAEALAEGAVKMGMPSALAHSIASQTVLGAGRLLRDSGKHPAQLRSEVCTPGGTTIYGLHTLEQGGVRASTMSAVESATERARELGRKSTAGSRK, from the exons ATGGACGATTCTGGCATCAAGAAGCAGAACTGGGACGTGAAGGAAACGGAGTTGTTTCTGGAAATTCTCAAGGAGCTGGACATGAAGAAGTGCTTAGACGGAAGGAAAGTGAGGAATAACAAACTGTTCAAAGTGGCACACAGGAGAATGACAGCGGCTGGTTATCACAGATCCGTGGACCAATTAAAGTTTCGCTGGAAACTTCTCAAAAGCGCATACTACAAGTGCAAGCGAGAGCCCGACTCCCCGGCCCCAACTAAAATACAGGGCTGGTGGCGCTATGAAAAGACGATGGTCGCTATTATGGAGTCCAGACACCCTCTGGTGGGACCCGGGGTTAACTCTGACAGAAACGACGAGGTGACAGAAGAGTCAGATGGCGAAGCATCAGTACTACACTGGCCGCAGCCCTGCCCGGACAATACCACCCAGAACCTGGATTTAATT ATCAAAATGGACCCTGAGATGGACTCTCAGCTTAAGATTGGCTTTATCGGTGCAGGGAACATGGCGTTTGGCATCGCCAAAGGCATCTTATCCG GAAATGTCCTTCCTGCAAACGTCAAAGTTAGTGCACCATCCTCAAGGAATCTGGGACGCTTTCAG CTCCTTCCTGAGAACTCTGTTGCCATCCGGCTGATGCCAAATCTACCGTGTTTAGTTCAGGAAGGTGCTCTCCTGTTTGCTCGAGGATCACACGCAAAACAGGAGGACGGCGCACTACTTCGCTCCTTGTTGCATCGCTGTGGTTTGGTGGAGGAGGGACCTGAAGCCTGGATTGACATCCATACTGGGCTGAGCGGGAGCGGAGTAGCCTTT GTGTATCTTTTTGCTGAAGCTCTGGCAGAAGGAGCTGTTAAAATGGGCATGCCAAGCGCTCTAGCCCACAGCATTGCCTCTCAGACTGTTCTG GGTGCTGGGAGGTTGTTACGTGATTCCGGGAAGCATCCAGCTCAACTTCGCTCAGAAGTCTGCACGCCAGGTGGAACAACCATATATGGGCTTCACACACTGGAACAAGGCGGTGTGAGGGCGTCAACCATGAGTGCTGTGGAGTCCGCCACAGAGAGAGCCAGGGAACTCGGCCGAAAGTCAACAGCAGGGAGCAGAAAGTGA
- the eef1db gene encoding eukaryotic translation elongation factor 1 delta b (guanine nucleotide exchange protein) isoform X3, translating to MLSSTPLLKKMSKKNTQSSVDDQSEHGQPPSHYQVDQSTKTMLGCRKKAEPGQRNGETASSSPESGSINGEGKRSGKSRRRRKRLSNPESRPEEKVDKHKSEEKNKQSSQPSDHLSGLIGLQSECANVWFERSVYERAESLYQCWLASSSNGTTQSNRSPPSSGKQLNSSSTAAPPSAGPSCNHGDQVACHHVVQTVWVNKTTFDQAERRFVEGSMQPSVPNSLDLQAPSSRSTASRTPDEGYQSLAPTPATPVIQAAITPTVRQSVNGLPRIPVELLRDVWLDKPLYDRAEAAFYQNLYGNNSTKRSSCTATSRCSDHPQSLVEEEEEEENEETVAEETRVVPQGKAEVFHALHPIQEEEEPAELPEKEEVAAAGVRYFLHPNSERVWLDKWRYDAAESHFHGCSGNKAVKKERRPEAEASSVASAAPLRDKKMSAVDFLAKEKIWFDKPRYDEAERRFYEHMNGSPQPTKDAGANTILQDIARARENIQKSLAGLKTTLCNRGSAQPPISQHSQLSTGSSISSSSADHGELVSRIKSLELENQSLHKVVENLRAALSKLECRVAVLEKSPAAVSPASAPPVPYTNGTAVQQKTSTPAKEEEEEDDDDDIDLFGSDEDEEADKLKEQRLKEYAEKKAKKPAIIAKSSILLDVKPWDDETDMAKLEECVRSVQADGLLWGTSKLVPVGYGIKKLQIACVVEDDKVGTDMLEEEITKFEDYVQSVDVAAFNKI from the exons AT GTTGAGCTCAACACCTTTACTGAAGAAG ATGTCTAAGAAGAACACCCAGAGCTCTGTAGATGATCAGTCAGAGCATGGTCAGCCTCCCAGCCACTATCAGGTGGATCAGTCCACAAAGACCATGCTGGGTTGTAGAAAGAAGGCCGAGCCAGGCCAGAGAAATGGAGAGACCGCGTCGTCGTCTCCGGAGAGCGGCAGCATAAACGGAGAAGGAAAGCGTAGTGGCAAAAGCCGTCGCCGCAGAAAACGTTTGTCTAATCCTGAGAGCCGCCCAGAAGAAAAAGTCGACAAGCACAAGAgcgaggagaaaaacaaacaaagcagtcagcCGTCTGATCACCTCTCTGGGTTGATTGGTCTGCAGTCTGAGTGCGCGAATGTGTGGTTTGAACGGAGCGTCTACGAGAGAGCAGAGAGCCTCTACCAGTGCTGGCTGGCAAGCTCTTCTAATGGGACCACCCAGTCGAACCGATCACCTCCATCCTCTGGGAAACAATTGAACTCTTCATCCACTGCAGCTCCACCTTCTGCTGGCCCATCATGCAACCATGGTGACCAAGTGGCCTGCCACCATGTTGTACAAACAGTGTGGGTAAACAAGACGACATTTGACCAAGCAGAACGCCGCTTTGTTGAGGGGTCGATGCAGCCATCAGTTCCAAACTCTCTGGACCTTCAAGCTCCATCCAGTCGCTCCACTGCATCCAGAACACCTGATGAAGGATATCAGTCTCTAGCCCCAACTCCTGCAACCCCTGTCATCCAAGCAGCCATCACACCAACCGTACGGCAATCAGTTAACGGACTGCCCCGCATCCCAGTGGAGCTGCTCAGAGACGTGTGGCTGGACAAACCACTTTATGACCGTGCTGAGGCAGCCTTTTACCAAAACCTGTATGGTAACAATTCCACCAAACGGTCCAGCTGCACTGCTACTTCCAGATGTAGTGACCACCCTCAAAGCCTtgtagaagaggaagaggaggaggaaaacgaAGAAACTGTAGCAGAGGAAACACGTGTGGTCCCACAGGGGAAAGCTGAGGTCTTCCATGCTCTGCACCCGAtacaagaggaagaggagccgGCTGAGCTCCCGGAGAAGGAAGAAGTAGCAGCTGCAGGAGTTCGCTATTTCCTCCATCCGAACAGTGAGCGGGTGTGGCTGGACAAGTGGCGGTATGATGCTGCTGAGAGCCATTTCCATGGTTGCAGTGGGAATAAAGCTGTGAAGAAGGAGCGCAGGCCAGAAGCAGAAGCCTCATCAGTTGCCTCGGCCGCCCCACTGAGGGACAA AAAAATGAGTGCAGTGGATTTTTTGGCCAAGGAAAAGATCTGGTTTGACAAACCACGCTATGACGAAGCAGAGAGGCGCTTCTACGAGCACATGAATGGCTCACCACAACCTACAAAG gatgctgGCGCCAACACCATTCTTCAGGACATTGCCCGGGCCCGGGAGAACATCCAAAAGTCTCTAGCAGGG CTGAAGACTACACTGTGTAACAGAGGGTCTGCTCAGCCTCCCATAAGCCAACATTCTCAGCTT AGCACAggcagcagcatcagcagcagctcGGCTGATCACGGAGAACTCGTTTCCCGCATCAAGAGCCTGGAGCTGGAGAACCAGAGCTTACACAAAG TGGTGGAGAACTTGAGGGCAGCACTTTCCAAACTGGAATGTCGGGTTGCAGTTTTGGAGAAGTCTCCTGCAGCCGTCAGCCCAGCTTCTGCTCCTCCAGTCCCTTATACAAAC gGCACCGCTGTCCAGCAGAAGACCAGCACCCCAgctaaagaggaggaggaggaggatgacgaCGATGATATTGATCTGTTTGGtagtgatgaagatgaagaggcAGACAAACTCAAAGAACAGAGattgaaagagtatgcagagaaAAAGGCCAAGAAGCCTGCCATCATCGCCAAGTCCTCCATCTTATTGGATGTCAAACCT tGGGATGATGAAACAGACATGGCGAAGCTTGAGGAGTGTGTGCGCTCAGTACAGGCCGACGGTCTGTTATGGGGGACGTCCAAACTGGTTCCTGTTGGATACGGCATCAAAAAGCTCCAGATTGCGTGTGTGGTGGAGGACGACAAAGTGGGAACAGACATGTTAGAGGAGGAAATCACCAAGTTTGAGGATTAT gtcCAGAGTGTCGACGTAGCAGCATTCAACAAGATCTGA
- the eef1db gene encoding eukaryotic translation elongation factor 1 delta b (guanine nucleotide exchange protein) isoform X2 has translation MLSSTPLLKKMSKKNTQSSVDDQSEHGQPPSHYQVDQSTKTMLGCRKKAEPGQRNGETASSSPESGSINGEGKRSGKSRRRRKRLSNPESRPEEKVDKHKSEEKNKQSSQPSDHLSGLIGLQSECANVWFERSVYERAESLYQCWLASSSNGTTQSNRSPPSSGKQLNSSSTAAPPSAGPSCNHGDQVACHHVVQTVWVNKTTFDQAERRFVEGSMQPSVPNSLDLQAPSSRSTASRTPDEGYQSLAPTPATPVIQAAITPTVRQSVNGLPRIPVELLRDVWLDKPLYDRAEAAFYQNLYGNNSTKRSSCTATSRCSDHPQSLVEEEEEEENEETVAEETRVVPQGKAEVFHALHPIQEEEEPAELPEKEEVAAAGVRYFLHPNSERVWLDKWRYDAAESHFHGCSGNKAVKKERRPEAEASSVASAAPLRDKKMSAVDFLAKEKIWFDKPRYDEAERRFYEHMNGSPQPTKDAGANTILQDIARARENIQKSLAGSTGSSISSSSADHGELVSRIKSLELENQSLHKVVENLRAALSKLECRVAVLEKSPAAVSPASAPPVPYTNGTAVQQKTSTPAKEEEEEDDDDDIDLFGSDEDEEADKLKEQRLKEYAEKKAKKPAIIAKSSILLDVKPWDDETDMAKLEECVRSVQADGLLWGTSKLVPVGYGIKKLQIACVVEDDKVGTDMLEEEITKFEDYVQSVDVAAFNKI, from the exons AT GTTGAGCTCAACACCTTTACTGAAGAAG ATGTCTAAGAAGAACACCCAGAGCTCTGTAGATGATCAGTCAGAGCATGGTCAGCCTCCCAGCCACTATCAGGTGGATCAGTCCACAAAGACCATGCTGGGTTGTAGAAAGAAGGCCGAGCCAGGCCAGAGAAATGGAGAGACCGCGTCGTCGTCTCCGGAGAGCGGCAGCATAAACGGAGAAGGAAAGCGTAGTGGCAAAAGCCGTCGCCGCAGAAAACGTTTGTCTAATCCTGAGAGCCGCCCAGAAGAAAAAGTCGACAAGCACAAGAgcgaggagaaaaacaaacaaagcagtcagcCGTCTGATCACCTCTCTGGGTTGATTGGTCTGCAGTCTGAGTGCGCGAATGTGTGGTTTGAACGGAGCGTCTACGAGAGAGCAGAGAGCCTCTACCAGTGCTGGCTGGCAAGCTCTTCTAATGGGACCACCCAGTCGAACCGATCACCTCCATCCTCTGGGAAACAATTGAACTCTTCATCCACTGCAGCTCCACCTTCTGCTGGCCCATCATGCAACCATGGTGACCAAGTGGCCTGCCACCATGTTGTACAAACAGTGTGGGTAAACAAGACGACATTTGACCAAGCAGAACGCCGCTTTGTTGAGGGGTCGATGCAGCCATCAGTTCCAAACTCTCTGGACCTTCAAGCTCCATCCAGTCGCTCCACTGCATCCAGAACACCTGATGAAGGATATCAGTCTCTAGCCCCAACTCCTGCAACCCCTGTCATCCAAGCAGCCATCACACCAACCGTACGGCAATCAGTTAACGGACTGCCCCGCATCCCAGTGGAGCTGCTCAGAGACGTGTGGCTGGACAAACCACTTTATGACCGTGCTGAGGCAGCCTTTTACCAAAACCTGTATGGTAACAATTCCACCAAACGGTCCAGCTGCACTGCTACTTCCAGATGTAGTGACCACCCTCAAAGCCTtgtagaagaggaagaggaggaggaaaacgaAGAAACTGTAGCAGAGGAAACACGTGTGGTCCCACAGGGGAAAGCTGAGGTCTTCCATGCTCTGCACCCGAtacaagaggaagaggagccgGCTGAGCTCCCGGAGAAGGAAGAAGTAGCAGCTGCAGGAGTTCGCTATTTCCTCCATCCGAACAGTGAGCGGGTGTGGCTGGACAAGTGGCGGTATGATGCTGCTGAGAGCCATTTCCATGGTTGCAGTGGGAATAAAGCTGTGAAGAAGGAGCGCAGGCCAGAAGCAGAAGCCTCATCAGTTGCCTCGGCCGCCCCACTGAGGGACAA AAAAATGAGTGCAGTGGATTTTTTGGCCAAGGAAAAGATCTGGTTTGACAAACCACGCTATGACGAAGCAGAGAGGCGCTTCTACGAGCACATGAATGGCTCACCACAACCTACAAAG gatgctgGCGCCAACACCATTCTTCAGGACATTGCCCGGGCCCGGGAGAACATCCAAAAGTCTCTAGCAGGG AGCACAggcagcagcatcagcagcagctcGGCTGATCACGGAGAACTCGTTTCCCGCATCAAGAGCCTGGAGCTGGAGAACCAGAGCTTACACAAAG TGGTGGAGAACTTGAGGGCAGCACTTTCCAAACTGGAATGTCGGGTTGCAGTTTTGGAGAAGTCTCCTGCAGCCGTCAGCCCAGCTTCTGCTCCTCCAGTCCCTTATACAAAC gGCACCGCTGTCCAGCAGAAGACCAGCACCCCAgctaaagaggaggaggaggaggatgacgaCGATGATATTGATCTGTTTGGtagtgatgaagatgaagaggcAGACAAACTCAAAGAACAGAGattgaaagagtatgcagagaaAAAGGCCAAGAAGCCTGCCATCATCGCCAAGTCCTCCATCTTATTGGATGTCAAACCT tGGGATGATGAAACAGACATGGCGAAGCTTGAGGAGTGTGTGCGCTCAGTACAGGCCGACGGTCTGTTATGGGGGACGTCCAAACTGGTTCCTGTTGGATACGGCATCAAAAAGCTCCAGATTGCGTGTGTGGTGGAGGACGACAAAGTGGGAACAGACATGTTAGAGGAGGAAATCACCAAGTTTGAGGATTAT gtcCAGAGTGTCGACGTAGCAGCATTCAACAAGATCTGA
- the eef1db gene encoding eukaryotic translation elongation factor 1 delta b (guanine nucleotide exchange protein) isoform X1, whose translation MSKKNTQSSVDDQSEHGQPPSHYQVDQSTKTMLGCRKKAEPGQRNGETASSSPESGSINGEGKRSGKSRRRRKRLSNPESRPEEKVDKHKSEEKNKQSSQPSDHLSGLIGLQSECANVWFERSVYERAESLYQCWLASSSNGTTQSNRSPPSSGKQLNSSSTAAPPSAGPSCNHGDQVACHHVVQTVWVNKTTFDQAERRFVEGSMQPSVPNSLDLQAPSSRSTASRTPDEGYQSLAPTPATPVIQAAITPTVRQSVNGLPRIPVELLRDVWLDKPLYDRAEAAFYQNLYGNNSTKRSSCTATSRCSDHPQSLVEEEEEEENEETVAEETRVVPQGKAEVFHALHPIQEEEEPAELPEKEEVAAAGVRYFLHPNSERVWLDKWRYDAAESHFHGCSGNKAVKKERRPEAEASSVASAAPLRDKKMSAVDFLAKEKIWFDKPRYDEAERRFYEHMNGSPQPTKDAGANTILQDIARARENIQKSLAGLKTTLCNRGSAQPPISQHSQLSTGSSISSSSADHGELVSRIKSLELENQSLHKVVENLRAALSKLECRVAVLEKSPAAVSPASAPPVPYTNGTAVQQKTSTPAKEEEEEDDDDDIDLFGSDEDEEADKLKEQRLKEYAEKKAKKPAIIAKSSILLDVKPWDDETDMAKLEECVRSVQADGLLWGTSKLVPVGYGIKKLQIACVVEDDKVGTDMLEEEITKFEDYVQSVDVAAFNKI comes from the exons ATGTCTAAGAAGAACACCCAGAGCTCTGTAGATGATCAGTCAGAGCATGGTCAGCCTCCCAGCCACTATCAGGTGGATCAGTCCACAAAGACCATGCTGGGTTGTAGAAAGAAGGCCGAGCCAGGCCAGAGAAATGGAGAGACCGCGTCGTCGTCTCCGGAGAGCGGCAGCATAAACGGAGAAGGAAAGCGTAGTGGCAAAAGCCGTCGCCGCAGAAAACGTTTGTCTAATCCTGAGAGCCGCCCAGAAGAAAAAGTCGACAAGCACAAGAgcgaggagaaaaacaaacaaagcagtcagcCGTCTGATCACCTCTCTGGGTTGATTGGTCTGCAGTCTGAGTGCGCGAATGTGTGGTTTGAACGGAGCGTCTACGAGAGAGCAGAGAGCCTCTACCAGTGCTGGCTGGCAAGCTCTTCTAATGGGACCACCCAGTCGAACCGATCACCTCCATCCTCTGGGAAACAATTGAACTCTTCATCCACTGCAGCTCCACCTTCTGCTGGCCCATCATGCAACCATGGTGACCAAGTGGCCTGCCACCATGTTGTACAAACAGTGTGGGTAAACAAGACGACATTTGACCAAGCAGAACGCCGCTTTGTTGAGGGGTCGATGCAGCCATCAGTTCCAAACTCTCTGGACCTTCAAGCTCCATCCAGTCGCTCCACTGCATCCAGAACACCTGATGAAGGATATCAGTCTCTAGCCCCAACTCCTGCAACCCCTGTCATCCAAGCAGCCATCACACCAACCGTACGGCAATCAGTTAACGGACTGCCCCGCATCCCAGTGGAGCTGCTCAGAGACGTGTGGCTGGACAAACCACTTTATGACCGTGCTGAGGCAGCCTTTTACCAAAACCTGTATGGTAACAATTCCACCAAACGGTCCAGCTGCACTGCTACTTCCAGATGTAGTGACCACCCTCAAAGCCTtgtagaagaggaagaggaggaggaaaacgaAGAAACTGTAGCAGAGGAAACACGTGTGGTCCCACAGGGGAAAGCTGAGGTCTTCCATGCTCTGCACCCGAtacaagaggaagaggagccgGCTGAGCTCCCGGAGAAGGAAGAAGTAGCAGCTGCAGGAGTTCGCTATTTCCTCCATCCGAACAGTGAGCGGGTGTGGCTGGACAAGTGGCGGTATGATGCTGCTGAGAGCCATTTCCATGGTTGCAGTGGGAATAAAGCTGTGAAGAAGGAGCGCAGGCCAGAAGCAGAAGCCTCATCAGTTGCCTCGGCCGCCCCACTGAGGGACAA AAAAATGAGTGCAGTGGATTTTTTGGCCAAGGAAAAGATCTGGTTTGACAAACCACGCTATGACGAAGCAGAGAGGCGCTTCTACGAGCACATGAATGGCTCACCACAACCTACAAAG gatgctgGCGCCAACACCATTCTTCAGGACATTGCCCGGGCCCGGGAGAACATCCAAAAGTCTCTAGCAGGG CTGAAGACTACACTGTGTAACAGAGGGTCTGCTCAGCCTCCCATAAGCCAACATTCTCAGCTT AGCACAggcagcagcatcagcagcagctcGGCTGATCACGGAGAACTCGTTTCCCGCATCAAGAGCCTGGAGCTGGAGAACCAGAGCTTACACAAAG TGGTGGAGAACTTGAGGGCAGCACTTTCCAAACTGGAATGTCGGGTTGCAGTTTTGGAGAAGTCTCCTGCAGCCGTCAGCCCAGCTTCTGCTCCTCCAGTCCCTTATACAAAC gGCACCGCTGTCCAGCAGAAGACCAGCACCCCAgctaaagaggaggaggaggaggatgacgaCGATGATATTGATCTGTTTGGtagtgatgaagatgaagaggcAGACAAACTCAAAGAACAGAGattgaaagagtatgcagagaaAAAGGCCAAGAAGCCTGCCATCATCGCCAAGTCCTCCATCTTATTGGATGTCAAACCT tGGGATGATGAAACAGACATGGCGAAGCTTGAGGAGTGTGTGCGCTCAGTACAGGCCGACGGTCTGTTATGGGGGACGTCCAAACTGGTTCCTGTTGGATACGGCATCAAAAAGCTCCAGATTGCGTGTGTGGTGGAGGACGACAAAGTGGGAACAGACATGTTAGAGGAGGAAATCACCAAGTTTGAGGATTAT gtcCAGAGTGTCGACGTAGCAGCATTCAACAAGATCTGA
- the eef1db gene encoding eukaryotic translation elongation factor 1 delta b (guanine nucleotide exchange protein) isoform X4: MSAVDFLAKEKIWFDKPRYDEAERRFYEHMNGSPQPTKDAGANTILQDIARARENIQKSLAGLKTTLCNRGSAQPPISQHSQLSTGSSISSSSADHGELVSRIKSLELENQSLHKVVENLRAALSKLECRVAVLEKSPAAVSPASAPPVPYTNGTAVQQKTSTPAKEEEEEDDDDDIDLFGSDEDEEADKLKEQRLKEYAEKKAKKPAIIAKSSILLDVKPWDDETDMAKLEECVRSVQADGLLWGTSKLVPVGYGIKKLQIACVVEDDKVGTDMLEEEITKFEDYVQSVDVAAFNKI; this comes from the exons ATGAGTGCAGTGGATTTTTTGGCCAAGGAAAAGATCTGGTTTGACAAACCACGCTATGACGAAGCAGAGAGGCGCTTCTACGAGCACATGAATGGCTCACCACAACCTACAAAG gatgctgGCGCCAACACCATTCTTCAGGACATTGCCCGGGCCCGGGAGAACATCCAAAAGTCTCTAGCAGGG CTGAAGACTACACTGTGTAACAGAGGGTCTGCTCAGCCTCCCATAAGCCAACATTCTCAGCTT AGCACAggcagcagcatcagcagcagctcGGCTGATCACGGAGAACTCGTTTCCCGCATCAAGAGCCTGGAGCTGGAGAACCAGAGCTTACACAAAG TGGTGGAGAACTTGAGGGCAGCACTTTCCAAACTGGAATGTCGGGTTGCAGTTTTGGAGAAGTCTCCTGCAGCCGTCAGCCCAGCTTCTGCTCCTCCAGTCCCTTATACAAAC gGCACCGCTGTCCAGCAGAAGACCAGCACCCCAgctaaagaggaggaggaggaggatgacgaCGATGATATTGATCTGTTTGGtagtgatgaagatgaagaggcAGACAAACTCAAAGAACAGAGattgaaagagtatgcagagaaAAAGGCCAAGAAGCCTGCCATCATCGCCAAGTCCTCCATCTTATTGGATGTCAAACCT tGGGATGATGAAACAGACATGGCGAAGCTTGAGGAGTGTGTGCGCTCAGTACAGGCCGACGGTCTGTTATGGGGGACGTCCAAACTGGTTCCTGTTGGATACGGCATCAAAAAGCTCCAGATTGCGTGTGTGGTGGAGGACGACAAAGTGGGAACAGACATGTTAGAGGAGGAAATCACCAAGTTTGAGGATTAT gtcCAGAGTGTCGACGTAGCAGCATTCAACAAGATCTGA
- the pycr3 gene encoding pyrroline-5-carboxylate reductase 3 isoform X1 codes for MDDSGIKKQNWDVKETELFLEILKELDMKKCLDGRKVRNNKLFKVAHRRMTAAGYHRSVDQLKFRWKLLKSAYYKCKREPDSPAPTKIQGWWRYEKTMVAIMESRHPLVGPGVNSDRNDEVTEESDGEASVLHWPQPCPDNTTQNLDLIIKMDPEMDSQLKIGFIGAGNMAFGIAKGILSGNVLPANVKVSAPSSRNLGRFQELGIAVTHSNIEVVCGSDVVFVAVKPHLVPLVLKEVTQHVTGRHMIVSVAAGVTLATLEELLPENSVAIRLMPNLPCLVQEGALLFARGSHAKQEDGALLRSLLHRCGLVEEGPEAWIDIHTGLSGSGVAFVYLFAEALAEGAVKMGMPSALAHSIASQTVLGAGRLLRDSGKHPAQLRSEVCTPGGTTIYGLHTLEQGGVRASTMSAVESATERARELGRKSTAGSRK; via the exons ATGGACGATTCTGGCATCAAGAAGCAGAACTGGGACGTGAAGGAAACGGAGTTGTTTCTGGAAATTCTCAAGGAGCTGGACATGAAGAAGTGCTTAGACGGAAGGAAAGTGAGGAATAACAAACTGTTCAAAGTGGCACACAGGAGAATGACAGCGGCTGGTTATCACAGATCCGTGGACCAATTAAAGTTTCGCTGGAAACTTCTCAAAAGCGCATACTACAAGTGCAAGCGAGAGCCCGACTCCCCGGCCCCAACTAAAATACAGGGCTGGTGGCGCTATGAAAAGACGATGGTCGCTATTATGGAGTCCAGACACCCTCTGGTGGGACCCGGGGTTAACTCTGACAGAAACGACGAGGTGACAGAAGAGTCAGATGGCGAAGCATCAGTACTACACTGGCCGCAGCCCTGCCCGGACAATACCACCCAGAACCTGGATTTAATT ATCAAAATGGACCCTGAGATGGACTCTCAGCTTAAGATTGGCTTTATCGGTGCAGGGAACATGGCGTTTGGCATCGCCAAAGGCATCTTATCCG GAAATGTCCTTCCTGCAAACGTCAAAGTTAGTGCACCATCCTCAAGGAATCTGGGACGCTTTCAG GAGCTGGGCATTGCTGTAACTCACTCCAACATAGAGGTGGTTTGTGGGTCTGATGTGGTCTTTGTCGCAGTCAAACCTCACCTGGTTCCGCTAGTTCTCAAGGAGGTCACACAACACGTCACTGGCAGACACATGATTGTATCTGTTGCAGCAGGAGTAACACTAGCAACGTTAGAGGAG CTCCTTCCTGAGAACTCTGTTGCCATCCGGCTGATGCCAAATCTACCGTGTTTAGTTCAGGAAGGTGCTCTCCTGTTTGCTCGAGGATCACACGCAAAACAGGAGGACGGCGCACTACTTCGCTCCTTGTTGCATCGCTGTGGTTTGGTGGAGGAGGGACCTGAAGCCTGGATTGACATCCATACTGGGCTGAGCGGGAGCGGAGTAGCCTTT GTGTATCTTTTTGCTGAAGCTCTGGCAGAAGGAGCTGTTAAAATGGGCATGCCAAGCGCTCTAGCCCACAGCATTGCCTCTCAGACTGTTCTG GGTGCTGGGAGGTTGTTACGTGATTCCGGGAAGCATCCAGCTCAACTTCGCTCAGAAGTCTGCACGCCAGGTGGAACAACCATATATGGGCTTCACACACTGGAACAAGGCGGTGTGAGGGCGTCAACCATGAGTGCTGTGGAGTCCGCCACAGAGAGAGCCAGGGAACTCGGCCGAAAGTCAACAGCAGGGAGCAGAAAGTGA